Below is a genomic region from Gemmatimonadota bacterium.
TGCGCTACACAGACCCGGCGCAAACCGAGGCTGAAGCGACCTTCGCGACCGTGCATACGACTTATGTTGATTCGCCCCTGGTATCGGAACAGACCTATGTGTACCGCGTACAGGCGGTTGGTGTAAATAACACAGAAAGCGAACTATCGCTATTTGCCTCTGCAACGGTACTGATTGATGATAGCCCACCCGCTACCCCCGGCAATTTTGCCGCTGTTTTGGCGAGTACCGGCACAGCGATTGAGTTGCGTTGGGATGCCCCCATAAGAGATGCAAATGGCGGTGCCCTGACGGGACTTGCCCGCTATGTGATTTATCGCGCGGACTCATCGAATACTGTGCCGGTTGAGCTCACAACCGTAGATGCGGCGCATCAAATGTATCTGGATACCGGTCTGGCAAACCGCACGATTTACAGATATCAGATCTCTGCCATTGACGACAAGGGCAATGAGAGTGCGCGATCACCTATCAGGACAGTGACCACAGCTGAAACGGATGTCGTGGCACCATCGAACCTGCAGGTTTCTTATAATGGCGATGTTCCCGAGGTCATTTTGACCTGGAGAGAGCCCGCTGAGTTTGACAGTTTTGTGATTCAACGGGCAGTACTCACCCCAGGGACTCCCCTTCAAGATTTAACAGATGCAAATTACACGAATTTGAGCAGCACACAACAGACCTCTACTTATAGCGATACAAATATAACAAGTGGGGTCACCTATGTTTACCGGGTCCGCACAAATCTTGCTGGTCGGATCAGTAGTCCTTCCAATATTGTGATTATTGTGGTCCCATAGAGCCAACAGCAGTCAAAAAATGGCGTCCTTCTCTTGAAGGACGCCATTTTTTTTATAAATAAGAGCCAACTGTCGCCTTTTATGCGTCAGATGTACGAATCAAAAATTTTCATAATTTTCTTAACTAATTATTTATCAACATGTTATAAATTCTGTTATCACTGGCACAAATTGTGCATGACGTCTCTTGTAAAACAACTCATTACATATTGGAGGTTTTATGGGAGACATACTGATTGTTGATGGAAACCCGCAACGCGCAATGCAATTGGCGCAACTGTTGGAAGAACTGGGCGCAAACGCGCGCATAGCGGGCTCTTTTTATCACAGCTTGAAACGCATTGAAGAAAAAAACCCCGATCTCGCCCTTGTCGCTGAAATCCTCCCCGATGGACGGGGATTAAAGCTACTTCCCGTATTTGAAGATCTATGTCCCGTCGTGATTGTGGGTGAATATATGGCATCTGATAGAATACTCGAGGCTTTGTCGTTGGGCGCACGCGATTTTCTCGTACATCCCATTGATCGGCAGACGCTGGATATTCTGATCTCTCAATTGAAGGTCGAGGGTAAAATCGCGCTACACTATCTGTCTCAAAATCCCAGAAACGAGTCACCTACGGGGATGGTGATTGGATCGTGTCCAGACATGTTGCTCGCACTCAAGCGCGCGGGCCTGGCAGCGCGAACATCGGCTTCGGTCCTGCTTTATGGAGAAAGTGGAACCGGAAAAGAGTTGATGGCGCGAGAAATACATCGGGCTTCAGGGCGGTCGGGGGCATTTGTAGCACTCAATTGCGCGGCAATAGCGGAAAGCATCGCCGAAAGTGAACTCTTTGGGCATGAGCGAGGCGCTTTTACCGGCGCCATAACACGTCGGGCAGGGTGTTTTGAACAAGCCGATGGCGGCACGCTTTTTCTCGACGAAATTGGTGAGGCATCGCCTGCTTTTCAGGCCAAACTGCTACGGGTCTTAGACCGCGGTGAATTTGTCAGAGTTGGCGGGCAATCACTCATACAGACGCAGGTTCGGGTAATTGCTGCCACCAACCGCGACCTCGATGCCATGATTGAACAAGGCGAATTTCGCCTGGATTTGTTTTACAGGCTCAGCGCCGTAACCTTATCCCTCCCCCCTCTGCGGGAGCGCAGCGAAGATATCCCACACATTGTTCAAGCAATGCTAACGCGATTGAAAGCCGATACGGGCCTGGAAGTACAGGGAGTTTCTGAAGCGGCGGTTGCATATCTGGCAAGATGTGAATGGCCGGGTAATTTAAGGGAATTGCAACACGCCATTTACCGCGCAGCCCTGGCCTGTCAGAAAGGGGTAATTCGCCCCGAACATCTCGATGTGCTCATGCCCACACAGTCCAGCACATCGGACAAAATTGAAACCCTGTATGAAATCGAACAGGCGCATATTGAGCGGGTGATGCTCGCCACTGGTGGCAATCAAGGACGAGCCTGTGAGTTACTCGGGATATCCAGACCAACATTGAGACGAAAAATACGCCGATACGCGGTTGAAAGAATGAAAAACGGACAGATGTGTTAGACCTTGACTAAAAAAAAAGTACGACTCATACTATGATGAGCTTTTAACTTTTTTTTAGAGAGGTAATTATGGGATTTCTCATTGATCTGGTCTGCACAAAAACGGACAAAGCGTATTCAAAAGACCAGCTCTGGAATTTGAGCCCAGAGGCAGATGCGCCGTTATTTGCCCGATATGATCTCGATGCGGTTGCAAAAGCCATGCGCCGGGAAAAACTCGCAGAACGCGTACCGACAATGTGGCGTTATGCCGAAGTTTTGCCGGTCGAAAACGAGCAATTTCAGGTGAGTCTCGGTGAAGGATTCACCCCGTTGTTGCAAGCAACATCACTGGGGCGAAAAATCGGTGTACCAAAGCTGTACATCAAAGACGAAGGCTTAAATCCGACGGGATCATTTAAAGCGCGCGGCATGTCAGCGGCAATTTCAAGAGCTGCGGAATTGGGCGCTCAGGCCATTGCCATTCCCTCGGCCGGCAATGCAGGTGGTGCAACAGCCGCTTATGCTGCGCGAGCGGGCTTGCCAGCGCATATTTTTATGCCCAAAGATGTGCCGCAGGCCAATTACATCGAATGCAAGGTCCTGGGCGCACATGTCGAATTGATCGACGGTCTGATTTCCGATTGCGGAAAAATTGTGGCATCGCGCAAAGAAGCCGAAGGCTGGTTTGATATCTCGACCCTGAAAGAGCCGTACCGTGTAGAAGGCAAAAAAACAATGGGCTATGAATTGGCCGAACAATTTGATTGGGAATTGCCAGAAGTCGTCATCTATCCAACCGGAGGTGGCACGGGATTAATCGGCATGTGGAAGGCATTTGACGAAATGGAACAAATGGGATGGATTGGCTCAGAGCGCCCCCGTATGATATCCGTACAAGCGGCGGGATGCGCGCCCATTGTCCGCGCTTATAGCGCAGGAGAAGAACACGCCGAACCCTGGATCAATGCAGAAACAATTGCGGCAGGTCTGCGCGTCCCTGCTGCCGTCGGTGACTTTTTGATGCTAAAAGCCATCCGCGACAGCGGTGGATGCGCGCTTTCCGTCACAGATGAAGAACTAATGGCATCCACATCAAAAATGGCTGCCGCCGTG
It encodes:
- a CDS encoding fibronectin type III domain-containing protein encodes the protein RYTDPAQTEAEATFATVHTTYVDSPLVSEQTYVYRVQAVGVNNTESELSLFASATVLIDDSPPATPGNFAAVLASTGTAIELRWDAPIRDANGGALTGLARYVIYRADSSNTVPVELTTVDAAHQMYLDTGLANRTIYRYQISAIDDKGNESARSPIRTVTTAETDVVAPSNLQVSYNGDVPEVILTWREPAEFDSFVIQRAVLTPGTPLQDLTDANYTNLSSTQQTSTYSDTNITSGVTYVYRVRTNLAGRISSPSNIVIIVVP
- a CDS encoding sigma-54 dependent transcriptional regulator gives rise to the protein MGDILIVDGNPQRAMQLAQLLEELGANARIAGSFYHSLKRIEEKNPDLALVAEILPDGRGLKLLPVFEDLCPVVIVGEYMASDRILEALSLGARDFLVHPIDRQTLDILISQLKVEGKIALHYLSQNPRNESPTGMVIGSCPDMLLALKRAGLAARTSASVLLYGESGTGKELMAREIHRASGRSGAFVALNCAAIAESIAESELFGHERGAFTGAITRRAGCFEQADGGTLFLDEIGEASPAFQAKLLRVLDRGEFVRVGGQSLIQTQVRVIAATNRDLDAMIEQGEFRLDLFYRLSAVTLSLPPLRERSEDIPHIVQAMLTRLKADTGLEVQGVSEAAVAYLARCEWPGNLRELQHAIYRAALACQKGVIRPEHLDVLMPTQSSTSDKIETLYEIEQAHIERVMLATGGNQGRACELLGISRPTLRRKIRRYAVERMKNGQMC
- a CDS encoding threonine synthase, whose product is MGFLIDLVCTKTDKAYSKDQLWNLSPEADAPLFARYDLDAVAKAMRREKLAERVPTMWRYAEVLPVENEQFQVSLGEGFTPLLQATSLGRKIGVPKLYIKDEGLNPTGSFKARGMSAAISRAAELGAQAIAIPSAGNAGGATAAYAARAGLPAHIFMPKDVPQANYIECKVLGAHVELIDGLISDCGKIVASRKEAEGWFDISTLKEPYRVEGKKTMGYELAEQFDWELPEVVIYPTGGGTGLIGMWKAFDEMEQMGWIGSERPRMISVQAAGCAPIVRAYSAGEEHAEPWINAETIAAGLRVPAAVGDFLMLKAIRDSGGCALSVTDEELMASTSKMAAAVGSFPAPEGAATLAALEKLIAENQVSERERVVLFNTGTGLKYIELFQ